GTGATTCATGATCTACACCTCACTGCGCAAAAGTTTGCGATCATGGGAGCGGGCTACTACCTTGCCTACTCTCTGATGCAAATTCCTGTGGGAATCTTAGTCGACCGCTTTGGCTCACGACTTCTCCTCTCCATTGCTGTTGCCCTTGCTTCGATTGGTGGAGGATGGTTCGCCTTTGCCCAGAGCTTTGGAGAAGGGTTTATCAGTCGGTGTTTTATGGGATTTGGCTCTTCATTTGCCTACATTTGCCTCCTCGTCCTCGCAATCAACTGGTTTCCTAAAAAACACTTTGCTCTCATGGTGGGAATTGCCAATTTCCTAGGTGCCTTGGGGCCGTTTTTGGCGGGAGGTCCCCTCTCCCTCTTACTCAATCTTTTTAATAATAATTGGCGCCTTGTCCTCACATTCACTGCAGGCAGTGGGTTTATTCTTGCTTTAGCCACAGCCCTTTTTGTTAGAAATAACCCTAGCAGAAAAAAAGGGGAAATTGTCTTCTTGGATCCCTATAAAGAACCTTTAAAAGTTCGGATATGGCTCCTTATTAGAAGCTCTCAGGTATGGGCTGTTGTCCTCTACGCAGGCATTACCTATGTGTGTCTTCCCCTCTTAGGAGCCTATTGGGGAACCAGCTTCTTGCAAGCTAGAGGACTTTCCCGCGATGTGGCAGCCTCGATTTCATCCATGCTCTGGATCGGTTTTGCTATCGGAGCCCCTCTTACAGGGAAAATT
The nucleotide sequence above comes from Candidatus Neptunochlamydia vexilliferae. Encoded proteins:
- a CDS encoding MFS transporter, translated to MKHQKTFTAIGFFIWTLASLFYLYEFFLRVFISTISDQVIHDLHLTAQKFAIMGAGYYLAYSLMQIPVGILVDRFGSRLLLSIAVALASIGGGWFAFAQSFGEGFISRCFMGFGSSFAYICLLVLAINWFPKKHFALMVGIANFLGALGPFLAGGPLSLLLNLFNNNWRLVLTFTAGSGFILALATALFVRNNPSRKKGEIVFLDPYKEPLKVRIWLLIRSSQVWAVVLYAGITYVCLPLLGAYWGTSFLQARGLSRDVAASISSMLWIGFAIGAPLTGKISDSMKRRNPVMILCALLGVFVSVCIVYWPTTPVVPYGILFFGIGFASSGISVSYASIAEHVESKLHATALGLNNSMVTFSAAIIPPFISWLIQRAAGPEVHHLTVSNFKSGLFLMPFIYFTGFLIALFWIRETYCRSQHEVIKVSRLS